Below is a genomic region from Telmatobacter sp. DSM 110680.
ATGGCGGAGTTTGGCAAACCAGGCGAACCGGAATCACTCATCCCAAAGATCTCCCAAGAGACGCTGGCAGAGATGATTGGCTCCACGCGGTCGCGCGTGAGCTTTTTCATGAATCGCTTTCGCAAGCTCGGATTCATCGACTATAACGGCCGCATTCGCGTCAACAAGTCGCTGCTGAACATCATCCTCCATGACAAATTGCCTGGCGACAACGCGGTGAAGCCGCGGATTCTTAGCGTGCCGCCGAAGCGGCCCAGACAAAAGAAAATGTCAAAACAGGCCTGAATTGGACAGTGCCCACATCGCCTCGTAGAAGAGGCTTAGCTTAGCCGCGTAGTAATTCTGTATCGCTTTTCAACGCGCTCGGTTAAGTTCTCACGGTGGTACTTCAATTTTGGGGTTTGATGTCATCAGCCTTTCGACTCATAGATAAGCTAATTTGGCCAGCGAGACCCCGTACAAGAGTCACGCGGTACGGACTGGCCGTGGCATTGCCCCTCGCAGGCTTTGCTGTAACGCACGCACTTTTCCCCGTCGACCGCTCTCTGTTCTCTCCGTTGCTCGGTCTCGCGATTGTTTGCGCCGCGACGTTTGGAGGCATTTCATCAGGAGTGGTGGCAACCGCAATATCACTGCTGCTGAATATTCTGGCTTTTGGGCCCACAGGTCCATGGCAAATTCCTGGCCCGAAAAACACGCTGAATGGATTTGCTTTCGTGTTCGCCGGGATGCTCGTCTCTTTTGTGGCAGGGTCGGTGGGTGCGCTAAACCGAAAGGTAGCGCTTGAGCGCAGGAGGCTGGAAGATACCCTGAGCTGCATCGACGACGCCGTAATTTCGACAGATCTGAATGGACGCATCCTGCTGATCAATGCGTCGGCGGAGGAAGCTACCGGATGGAGCTCGGCGGAGGCAACGGGCAGGAATTCTGATGATGTGTTTCAGATCGTAAACGAAAGCACCAGGCTGACCGTAACTAGCCCGATACGGCAGGCCCTCGACGCAGGTCAAGCCGTAGGACTTGCGATGCAGACTGTGCTGCTGCGTCGTGACGGAAGCCAGATCCCCGTGAGCGACAGTGCGGCCCCCGTTCGAGACTCCGAAGGAAACATCATCGGAGCAGTCATGGTTTTTCGCGATATCTCCGCGCATCGAGAACGCGAAGCGACTTGGTTGCAGACCCAGAGATTGGCGACGGTGGGGCGACTGGCCGCTACGATTGCACATGAATTAAATAATCCGCTTCAATCCACATCCAACCTGCTCTTTCTCATCAGCGAGGGAGGCGATTCCGAAACGCTTCAGGCTCACGCCGTTGAAGCGATGCGGGAGTTGCAGAGAGCCTCGGATATTGCCAATCAGACGCTCTCGTTCGTGCGCAGCTCAGGCGAGCGAAGTTCCGTTTCGGTGAGTCAGCTTTTTGACGAGGTCCTATCGCTAAATCGAAATAAGCTCAAGAACAAAAACATTGACGTCGTGAGGAATTATTCGCCTGAAACCGTTGTCACTGCGCGAACAGGCGAAATTCGCCAAGTCCTTGGAAATGTTGTCGGGAATGCG
It encodes:
- a CDS encoding PAS domain S-box protein encodes the protein MALPLAGFAVTHALFPVDRSLFSPLLGLAIVCAATFGGISSGVVATAISLLLNILAFGPTGPWQIPGPKNTLNGFAFVFAGMLVSFVAGSVGALNRKVALERRRLEDTLSCIDDAVISTDLNGRILLINASAEEATGWSSAEATGRNSDDVFQIVNESTRLTVTSPIRQALDAGQAVGLAMQTVLLRRDGSQIPVSDSAAPVRDSEGNIIGAVMVFRDISAHREREATWLQTQRLATVGRLAATIAHELNNPLQSTSNLLFLISEGGDSETLQAHAVEAMRELQRASDIANQTLSFVRSSGERSSVSVSQLFDEVLSLNRNKLKNKNIDVVRNYSPETVVTARTGEIRQVLGNVVGNALDALDTHGKLYLRARPAECLGRPVIQFIVADNGSGISKEHQTKVFEPFFTTKNDVGTGLGLWVVKKIIDSEGGCVRMRSKVGRGTVTRLCWPIRFEHDTNQMALGQSTTNAISRS